The nucleotide sequence cgaagcaagccaggtatcaaacttcaaagattggccattgaatttctcgggatcagggaggcatggctttggtcgttgaagtggtttgggttcatttttgacggattcgatttcattctggagggcgcggatcgtagaagaaaattcgtttcggagttcttgaaaggggtccatgatctttaagaaagggatcgtgagcttgaatcttgaaaaacttaagtcttgagaacttgaaggggtgccagcatagtcgcaaccactggacttcttgaaagttgaacttgaatatgccaacaacagaagtttcagtcctgagctctagaaacttaactgaagcagcgcttgacttgacttgaggatgaacttgaggatggaaacttgaatggagacactgttatagcctggccagctcccgaactgcggcaccagcgaatcccttgaagggagaagcctttggtatttctctccctaaggtataaaaggaggatgttgattattatgtcacggcgctctactaggatgatggaacgtccaactcatgggttctacctaggtagctatcgacgagaataatcaacatgaggaaggaagaaaggaggtaacgccatatttatcaacaaagcaataaagcaaacaaccacacctcacgtgataatcaaccaacgtgaccaggccgtcacacatTCATGTCAATGGTAGAATGATCAACGTCCATCTTGATGTAAAATTGGTAATACAATGAAATTGATATTAACCCACTTGTGAACTGCTTAAATCATTCAGAAAATCATTCAGAATATTATGAGCAGTGGGGGGTAATTGTGGAAAATGAATTACAGGCGTATCTGTATGGTATTTAAATGGTCATGCAAGCCGTTCATGCTTAATAATTGTCTTGGCAGTCACGTGCTGCTGGTACATCTCACATGAGCTCATCCGAAAGCTCGCGTGGGCTGCGTACACTCTCCGGTCTTCTGTTGGCTCCTTCTCTTGCTTACCTTTCATTCTTCCCTAATTCTATTTTCTCATGCATACCCCTTTTTTTGTCACACCTCTTTCGTTGCTCGTTTCTAAGTATCTTCTTGGCTGTCGCGTGCTTGCTTTCCATGAATTCCTAGGCGCTTGCTCTTGCTTACAACGCGGTTTTGGCTACCAGCGAAACGTCTCTGGGATATCAGCATCATGATGCTTTGTCGTCTCGTCGAAAACCTGGGATGGACCACCTCGCGCAAGTACTGcttctccctcctcttcatcgccGTCATCTGGGCCAAACTCCTTCATATCTACTCCCATCTCAACTCACTCCCCTTGGGTCAGTTTCTGCTGTGGGGTCCGACTTTCTTTCTGCAGGATGCTTTGTGTGTCCTCGTTTTCAGGGCTTTGACCCGGAATTTCTATAACAGATGGCTCCGCGTCCTGGCAGCTTCGATAGTTATCCCCGCCAGGTAGGTCGATCAACGACAGTCTGACTACGGACACTGCTAATTTCTCTAGTCTAGGGGCATCCTTGATGGCTGCTGCGAATACCTCCTTCTATATCACCACTGGCGCTGAAATTCACTGGCGCCAAGCACGTTCCTTCCACCGCGATTTTGCCTCCGTCAAAACACTCCTAGCTGGCTTGACTGGTCTTCTCATAGTCGAGGCCCTATACATCATAGCATCCTGGTTTACAACACCTTATTTGTACAATTGTGTGAACAAAGTCCTGGAAATTTTGGGTTCATCTTTGTCTTTTCGGAGAAAGTCGAGAAAGTCTCTTCCGAACCCAGAGATCTATGAACAAGTGGCTCATGACAACTACGACAAGATCCACTCGGACTCGGTTCTGTCACTAGATGCATCTGAGAACGTAACAAGGATCACTAAGAAGTCCCGTCTGGCACGCTTTGCCGTGCTCTTTCCCACGGTTTCTGCTATCCTTCTGTACTGTATTCGGCCGTCCGGCCATGCGTACAGTTTTCTTTCTGATAGCCTCCTTTTAACGCCTTTTGGTGGCTCCAAACCACATAATGGCCATGCATCTATTGATATTCCTAGTTCGCTAGGCGACTACAGCTGGCTGGAAAACCGCACAGCTCTGGCCATGCCACCCAAATTCGACTGGCTACCATTTGAGGAGCTGGCCGGGTTTCGAGACTGGTATGCGAAGTCGAATGACGAGGAACCACGCGTCCATTACAATCCGACCCAGGACCCTCTGCATATTTCAAACTTAGAAGGCGAAATCATCGACCCTCTGCGCGAGACCCTCCAAAACGGCAGTGTCAACATCAAacatatcttcctcctcaagcTGGAAAGCACCCGAGAAGATGTTTTCCCTCTGCGCAAAGATTCCTTTATGCATAACCGCATCCGGCAATCATACAGTGGTCGAATCCCCGCTGATGTCGAGGAAAGACTGGCTCACCTGACTTCTACCGCGGAGCGCTTAACTGGAACCCCGTCAGGATTCCATGGAAGCGCGATTAAGCCATATGGTGGAATCCATGCAACAAACTCCCACACTACTGGTACAATGACTCTCAAGAGCCTGACAGGAACTATATGTGGCCTTTCACCTTTAGTCGCTGACTTCAACCGCGAATACCTACACCATATTTACCAGCCCTGCATGCCACATATTCTTCAAGCGCTAAATGCTCAATCCAATGGTCCCAAGACGGATAACTTTACCTCATGGCCATGGCATTCCGCTTTTATGCAGTCAATCACTGATCTCTACGACAACCAAAACTTTCTGACGCCAGGTCACGGCTTTCAGAGATCAGTCAATGCAGATACATTGGGCCCCTCGACTAAGGCTGAGAAGTTTAATTTCTGGGGATACCCCGACAATGAACTACGCAGCTATTTCCTTGATGCTATCAACAAGGCAGAAAGGAACCAGGAGCGCCTCTTCCTCACCCATCTTACCGGCATCACCCATTACCCGTGGGATATGCCTCGTAATGAGTTTGTGGAAATGGTGGGATCTACATATCTTCCATTTAATAAGAAGCTAAGCCGTCATTTGAACACCATTCGCTTCGCGGATCAATGGCTTGCAGACATATTGGAGATTTTAGAGGACACCGGTGTCGCTAATGAGACTCTACTTGTAGTGACCGGTGATCAGTaagtctttttttttttttttttttggatgTTCCCGGCCAGCTAATCCTTTCACAGTGGCATTACACTTCCTGAAGATGGTGGTGTCACTCCATGTGATAACCCTCATATCTCAAATTTCCATGTCCCATTGGTCTTTGCCCACCCACAAATTCCTCCAATCGAAATCGACTCTCCCGTTACGTCCATGCAGATTCTACCTACTATTCTTGATTTATTGAAGGAGTCCTCATCTCTCGACGAACATGCCACACGTGCCATTGAGGATCTGCTTCCTATGTACGAGGGCCAATCCATCATCCGACCTCTTGTTCCCGAGGTAGGCGGAAAGCAAGACTGGCAATTCAGCACCATGAACACTGGAGGAACCTGGCTTGCGTTACGATCTGCCGCTAAGCCTTACCGTCTCATTATCCCCCTTATCCCTGATGTGGAATGGCGATTCTCCGACGTCAGCACTGACCCGGGGGAGCGAAATTACCTCATATCGTTCGATCTCTTGTCTCTTATCAGCCAGGTAGAGGTGCTGCATGGGTCTGAGGCTGTCCAGTGGGTCAGTGATGCGGCACACATTGCTCAGTGGTGGGTTGCAGAGAATTGGCGCCGTTATGAATACACCCCATAAAGTCGGTCTTGGCTGAGATATAGTAGCTAGCATGTGGCTGTTGTATCATGCAGTCTCAACAGCCCATTTTATCTACCTTTTCCTGGTCAAAGTAATGCTGAACAGTGTTTCCTCACGATGAAAATTACTTTAAGCGTTCCAACTAACTTCAACTGCGAGTAATTCTCCTCCCTTTGTAAATTCACCAAGGAAACGTTGTGTCAAAAAAGCTTTAGACGTGCAAACTAGAACAATCTGGATTAGTTGTGAACCAACTGTACTTTGACGAGAATCTGGCTCAGCTTTGATCTCGTTTACATATGATAACGTCTTGTACGGAGGAAGTTCTAAAGAAGGCAGGATGTGCGATGGACCGGAGGTGGATCCATTTTTGAGCACACGGGAATCTTTCTCTAGTAAGTCACTTGACCCGCAAAGTATTTGGAATAAACTTCTGTCAACTACGATTTCACTCCGTCACCACTATGGCATTCATAACCAAGGCAGCATTGCGGTCTAGGATGACGAGCTGAATTCCGAGCCCTTGCCCTTATTCCAAGCACGCCAGAAAAACACATGCTCTCAATTATCAAGTTCCCTTTTGCGCCATATTCAGAGACTCAGTATGCGACGTATGTTTCCATCCCGCTAAGCCAGAGCCTCTGCCAATACCCCCTGCTTTTGTGGATCTGTGGAGTTCTCTTCAAGCGCTGAAACCACGGCACTAGCAGATCAGCCTCCAACTTGATCTCCACAGCTCCACAGTAGGAGACTGCAGCTCTGCGCAAGAGCATCCCACGGATGACGCTATGCAAGAGGCCAATGAGTTCTGATAGCAAAAGGCATGCGTGTGAGGTCCATGTGCTGCTTACCCTGGGTGATGTTGACTGGAGTCGATGTCTGGCTAGCATATCCACACAACAGAATAGGATATGGTTCTCCCAGAGGAAATTATCTGTTGTGTTCTCGCGGTTTAGTATGAGGTAATGGGGAGAGAATAGGCATGTTGATAAAACCACTCTATATTTTTCGTCGAAGGGCGTATCGTGAAAGACCAATTCAGCTGAAAGCCAGAGCGTATCCAAGCCAATCtccgagaaaaaaaagagaaaaacaaaTATTGGATGTATCTAAGATGATCAGATCAGAACAACAATAGGGCCATGTgtacttttcatgtaagtgtgatggcagaactgcaatatcaCCATCATTCAGAACTACCCTGTGAATTTAACCTTTCTAATAACAGAACTTCATGcttgcatcattgatatcaaatggaatacttccttctatgtcctccaggaaccagatgacatcATCTTCtatcttctgtcaaggtcgTGATATGTCCATGCTTGATGTCATGGCGATTGGCCTGAAACTGCTAGCTTCTGTGCTCAAATACGGCCTCTCAAATGTTCCAATATGGGAGGTTCAACTAACAAAAAAAATTAAAGAGATATATTTGGCACATACCTCGTAAAGTACATCAACTATTGATGTTACCGCTCCTAGATGGCCATTTGATACTGCAAATATATACTCCagggcaccttcatcaaaattgaGCCTCTCTTCATATTGAAATGTAAGCAACCGTGAAATGGgatccttgaactcttctttgtcataaaataaaccaataggtggtgagtTTTTTTGGCTTCGTAGCGTCAATGAGATGCGTTGTCGGTTAGAAAGCTTGATTGGAGTGAAGAgtgtttgatctgggcctgctGCCGGACTGCCGTAAGaacagaaaagacatagttGAAATTTATAAACATTAGGGGTTAGTCTCTCTTTGaagattgtgttccagagcgcAGCATCATTATAGGTCATCTGCGCCTTGCGCGTCAATTCAATGCCGGGAATTTCCACTCACTCCAGGCTACAGTATCTGGCATAGTTGTATATGGGGACAACTTATTTATATTGCTTAAAGATAATTAAGTTACAGTGAAAGACAAAACTCTGGCTGTCTAAGCACCGTACTCAACGTTAACAATGTTTCTCACAAGATTATAGACCCATTTGAGTTGTTCCTCGGAGTACCGTCCTCGGGGATTAAAAACCCTGGAGCTGGCAGATTCAGCAAAAGATTCTCTTCCCCTTCATTACATTTGGAACACATGGAAAAGTGTGATATGCGAAACTCGCTACAATCTACCCCCCACCCCCCTCTAACGACCCCCTTATTCTAAATATTCAATGGCCTCAATCTCTTTCGCATTACTCTCCTCCCATGGAAACTCCGTCTCGATGGACCGAATCAACGCCTCATGCGCCTCACTCCGCGGACTAACACTCAACGTGTACGGTGCGGGGTGACTCACCACACCAGGCAAAAACTCCGGTTCCATGAGATCTTCCTTGCTGAAATTAAAGACGGCCAGCGACTGCGCGATACTAAGAAAGATAGTATTATCGGCTAGCAGTTTGCCAGGACAGATCCGACGGCCGAATCCGAATGAGAGCGCGTGGGGGTCTGGCTGCGGCGTATGATCTTCTGTTGCGAGGAACCGTTCGGGTTTGAAGGTCATTGGGTCAGGGTAAACCTTTGGGTCGTGGGTGAAGGCCCTACATAAGTCAGTGGTGATTCCTCAGGGCATTTCTGAaaggaaggggaaggggaaggaggaggggggagaaTACCAGATATTGGGCATAATTAGGGATCCCTTCGGGATGCGATAACCCTCGTAGATGTCATCTTGGGTGCACATGTGCGGGATACCCATTGGGGCGATGGGGTGCCAGCGGAGAGTTTCTTTGACGAGGGCGTCGATGTAGGGGAGGTTCTTGCGGTCGACGTACGAGGGGATCTTGTTTGGTCCGAGAATGCGGTCAATCTCCTCTTGGGCCTTGCGTTGGACGTCTGGGTAGAGTCCcatggcgaggaagaagcatGATAGAGCTGATACGGTCTAGGTAGGTCAGCAATGGCAGAGATAGATGACTGGGCTGCCGTACTGTGTCTGCTCCGCCTG is from Aspergillus chevalieri M1 DNA, chromosome 8, nearly complete sequence and encodes:
- a CDS encoding uncharacterized protein (COG:S;~EggNog:ENOG410PGZZ;~InterPro:IPR017850,IPR000917;~PFAM:PF00884;~TransMembrane:6 (o20-36i48-68o80-104i125-145o151-170i218-234o);~go_function: GO:0003824 - catalytic activity [Evidence IEA];~go_function: GO:0008484 - sulfuric ester hydrolase activity [Evidence IEA]), with product MMLCRLVENLGWTTSRKYCFSLLFIAVIWAKLLHIYSHLNSLPLGQFLLWGPTFFLQDALCVLVFRALTRNFYNRWLRVLAASIVIPASLGASLMAAANTSFYITTGAEIHWRQARSFHRDFASVKTLLAGLTGLLIVEALYIIASWFTTPYLYNCVNKVLEILGSSLSFRRKSRKSLPNPEIYEQVAHDNYDKIHSDSVLSLDASENVTRITKKSRLARFAVLFPTVSAILLYCIRPSGHAYSFLSDSLLLTPFGGSKPHNGHASIDIPSSLGDYSWLENRTALAMPPKFDWLPFEELAGFRDWYAKSNDEEPRVHYNPTQDPLHISNLEGEIIDPLRETLQNGSVNIKHIFLLKLESTREDVFPLRKDSFMHNRIRQSYSGRIPADVEERLAHLTSTAERLTGTPSGFHGSAIKPYGGIHATNSHTTGTMTLKSLTGTICGLSPLVADFNREYLHHIYQPCMPHILQALNAQSNGPKTDNFTSWPWHSAFMQSITDLYDNQNFLTPGHGFQRSVNADTLGPSTKAEKFNFWGYPDNELRSYFLDAINKAERNQERLFLTHLTGITHYPWDMPRNEFVEMVGSTYLPFNKKLSRHLNTIRFADQWLADILEILEDTGVANETLLVVTGDHGITLPEDGGVTPCDNPHISNFHVPLVFAHPQIPPIEIDSPVTSMQILPTILDLLKESSSLDEHATRAIEDLLPMYEGQSIIRPLVPEVGGKQDWQFSTMNTGGTWLALRSAAKPYRLIIPLIPDVEWRFSDVSTDPGERNYLISFDLLSLISQVEVLHGSEAVQWVSDAAHIAQWWVAENWRRYEYTP
- a CDS encoding uncharacterized protein (COG:Q;~EggNog:ENOG410PG34;~InterPro:IPR001128,IPR017972,IPR002401,IPR036396;~go_function: GO:0005506 - iron ion binding [Evidence IEA];~go_function: GO:0016705 - oxidoreductase activity, acting on paired donors, with incorporation or reduction of molecular oxygen [Evidence IEA];~go_function: GO:0020037 - heme binding [Evidence IEA];~go_process: GO:0055114 - oxidation-reduction process [Evidence IEA]); translation: MGLYPDVQRKAQEEIDRILGPNKIPSYVDRKNLPYIDALVKETLRWHPIAPMGIPHMCTQDDIYEGYRIPKGSLIMPNIWAFTHDPKVYPDPMTFKPERFLATEDHTPQPDPHALSFGFGRRICPGKLLADNTIFLSIAQSLAVFNFSKEDLMEPEFLPGVVSHPAPYTLSVSPRSEAHEALIRSIETEFPWEESNAKEIEAIEYLE